The Raoultibacter phocaeensis genome contains a region encoding:
- a CDS encoding murein hydrolase activator EnvC family protein, which yields MQTITTQRTFRSITSIVLALVLATSLMGLAPAQAFAVTSAEKQAEADEIMRSIDALQTQLNEANAEYDRATQEYETAKAAAEDAAARVQAAKERIAELQERLGDRAASMYKTGGSMSFIDVLLGASSFEELVTSWDAFEKISSQDAELVQESKDVKAEAEAAEQEYNEQKAKAAEEVENAKAAQAEIESTKSSMESELARVNEEVIALQAKEEEERIAAEEAERRAEEARKLAEATVIPNTGGGGGGGSTSAGTTGGDGSVNVSGWTHPCPGYYGVTNEFAWAGAWDGNYHNGIDLGAASGTPILSCGPGTVTYVGWYGTGGNAVIVSHGNGIRTIYMHMSSQAATVGQQVSAGDVIGYVGSTGYSTGPHLHFQIEINGTPVNPRNYFSF from the coding sequence ATGCAGACTATAACCACACAACGCACTTTCCGTAGCATCACGTCCATCGTCTTAGCACTTGTGCTGGCGACCTCGCTTATGGGGCTTGCTCCCGCGCAGGCTTTTGCGGTGACGAGTGCCGAAAAGCAGGCCGAGGCCGACGAGATCATGCGCAGCATCGATGCGCTGCAAACCCAACTCAACGAAGCGAACGCCGAATACGATCGCGCGACGCAGGAGTACGAGACGGCGAAAGCCGCTGCCGAGGACGCTGCCGCTCGCGTGCAGGCCGCTAAGGAGCGCATCGCCGAGCTGCAGGAGCGCTTGGGCGATCGGGCGGCGAGCATGTACAAGACGGGCGGCTCGATGTCGTTCATCGACGTGCTGCTGGGCGCTTCGTCATTCGAGGAGCTTGTGACCTCGTGGGATGCGTTCGAGAAGATCTCGAGCCAGGATGCCGAGCTCGTGCAGGAGAGCAAGGACGTCAAGGCCGAAGCCGAAGCGGCCGAGCAGGAGTACAACGAGCAGAAGGCCAAGGCCGCAGAGGAAGTCGAAAACGCCAAGGCCGCCCAAGCCGAAATCGAAAGCACGAAGTCTTCGATGGAATCCGAGCTTGCCCGCGTGAACGAGGAAGTTATCGCGCTGCAGGCAAAAGAAGAGGAAGAGCGCATCGCCGCCGAAGAGGCCGAGCGTCGCGCCGAAGAAGCGCGCAAGCTTGCCGAAGCTACGGTCATCCCCAATACGGGCGGCGGCGGAGGCGGCGGCTCGACGAGTGCGGGCACGACGGGCGGCGACGGATCGGTCAACGTATCCGGATGGACCCACCCGTGTCCCGGGTACTACGGTGTCACCAACGAGTTCGCGTGGGCAGGCGCATGGGATGGCAACTACCACAACGGCATCGACCTCGGCGCCGCATCGGGTACGCCCATTCTCTCGTGTGGTCCCGGTACGGTCACCTATGTCGGCTGGTACGGAACCGGCGGCAACGCCGTCATCGTCAGCCACGGCAACGGCATCCGCACCATCTACATGCATATGAGCTCGCAGGCCGCAACGGTGGGACAGCAGGTCTCAGCCGGCGACGTGATAGGCTATGTCGGTTCGACGGGGTACTCCACAGGTCCTCATCTGCACTTCCAGATAGAGATCAACGGAACCCCGGTCAACCCGAGAAACTACTTCAGTTTTTAG
- a CDS encoding coiled-coil domain-containing protein, with the protein MERNHTKVTRRAFLGGAAAFGAVSLALPAWAFADPTSADKQAEADAVRTRVAAMQTELSQKSEEYYAALDAHDAAVAACDEAQTRIDEASGQITELQGKLGTRARSMYRSGGTSFLDLLLGATTFEEFVTNWDILNQMNENDANLVQQTKDLRAEVEAQQAELSKQEQIAADKAEEARVNKEEAEGTVAALQAELDSLDAEARALLLAEQEEAAAAARAAEAAEASSNNGGATDGGGGTSNTDTPSNTNPPSNTTNPPSNEGGGSSGGGGGSYVPPNGSVVDYAVYCLGTPYVYGGNSPGSGLDCSGLTYWCYKQVGKTIPRTTYGMPSAAAWQGSVSEAQPGDVLWNSGHVGICTAAGGGTYIHAPQPGDVVKYSSWPQFVKALRF; encoded by the coding sequence ATGGAACGAAATCATACGAAGGTGACGAGGCGGGCGTTTCTCGGCGGAGCGGCTGCGTTCGGAGCCGTGTCGCTCGCACTGCCCGCGTGGGCCTTTGCCGATCCGACTTCAGCCGACAAGCAGGCGGAAGCCGACGCGGTGCGCACGCGCGTTGCCGCCATGCAAACGGAGCTCTCCCAGAAATCCGAAGAGTACTACGCGGCGCTCGACGCCCACGATGCCGCCGTTGCCGCATGTGATGAGGCGCAGACGCGCATCGACGAGGCGAGCGGCCAGATAACCGAGCTGCAGGGCAAGCTCGGCACCCGTGCGCGCAGCATGTACCGCAGCGGTGGAACTTCGTTTCTCGACCTTCTGCTCGGAGCGACCACGTTCGAGGAGTTCGTGACGAACTGGGATATCCTCAACCAGATGAACGAGAACGATGCGAATCTCGTGCAGCAGACGAAAGATCTGCGTGCCGAGGTCGAAGCGCAGCAAGCGGAGCTCTCGAAGCAGGAGCAGATAGCAGCGGACAAGGCCGAAGAGGCGCGCGTCAACAAAGAAGAAGCAGAGGGTACCGTTGCGGCACTGCAGGCCGAACTCGACTCGCTCGATGCCGAGGCGCGTGCGTTGCTGTTGGCCGAACAGGAGGAGGCTGCTGCCGCAGCGCGTGCGGCCGAGGCTGCTGAAGCATCCTCGAACAACGGTGGGGCTACGGACGGTGGGGGCGGCACATCGAATACCGATACTCCCTCGAACACCAACCCCCCGAGCAATACTACCAATCCCCCGAGCAACGAGGGCGGTGGTTCATCGGGCGGCGGTGGCGGCAGCTATGTGCCCCCGAACGGCTCGGTGGTCGACTACGCCGTCTATTGTTTGGGGACCCCCTACGTCTACGGTGGCAACAGCCCCGGATCGGGCCTCGATTGCTCGGGTCTTACGTACTGGTGCTACAAGCAGGTGGGCAAGACCATCCCGCGTACCACGTACGGCATGCCGAGCGCTGCGGCGTGGCAGGGATCGGTTTCGGAGGCTCAGCCGGGAGACGTGCTGTGGAACTCGGGGCATGTCGGCATCTGCACGGCTGCGGGTGGCGGTACCTACATCCACGCACCTCAGCCGGGCGATGTGGTGAAGTACTCGTCGTGGCCGCAGTTCGTGAAGGCTTTGAGGTTCTAG
- a CDS encoding ABC transporter ATP-binding protein: MDGERKAGMTEGPYALSVRDLAYRYASNDVFSDVSFSLDRGSIAFLTGPNGSGKSTLFRCLAGWAVPRDGTIEVFGVGFDGTNRNQRREIAYVPDVPVFYDDLTAEEHIRFVQRANRVADGGDGADALMEAFGLYDHRRRYPSAYSRGMRQKLALVIALAAKPRLLLLDEPYGPLDPEASEVLSGLLDDARQRGAALLVSCHHDVATLVPDKLLRLEDKRLYEQASESERLSFGVHPSIAAGS, encoded by the coding sequence ATGGACGGCGAGCGCAAGGCGGGGATGACCGAGGGGCCTTATGCCCTGAGCGTGCGCGATCTCGCATACCGCTACGCGTCGAACGACGTGTTCTCCGATGTGTCGTTTTCGCTCGACCGGGGATCGATCGCGTTTCTAACCGGCCCGAACGGTTCAGGGAAATCCACGCTCTTCCGGTGTCTGGCCGGATGGGCGGTGCCGCGCGACGGCACGATCGAGGTGTTCGGTGTAGGGTTCGATGGCACGAACAGGAACCAGCGCCGCGAAATCGCCTACGTTCCCGATGTCCCTGTCTTCTACGACGATCTTACGGCTGAGGAACACATCCGGTTCGTACAGCGCGCGAACAGGGTCGCCGACGGCGGCGACGGCGCCGATGCGCTCATGGAGGCGTTCGGGCTTTACGACCACAGGCGCCGCTATCCTTCGGCGTATTCGCGCGGCATGCGCCAGAAGCTCGCGCTCGTGATTGCGCTGGCGGCGAAACCCCGGCTGCTTTTGCTCGACGAACCCTACGGGCCGCTCGACCCCGAGGCTTCGGAGGTTTTGAGCGGCTTGCTCGACGATGCGCGACAGCGGGGTGCGGCGTTGCTTGTAAGCTGCCACCACGATGTCGCGACGCTTGTGCCCGACAAGCTTTTGCGACTTGAGGACAAAAGGCTGTACGAGCAGGCTTCCGAGTCCGAACGCCTTTCATTTGGCGTACATCCGTCCATTGCCGCGGGAAGCTAG
- the murJ gene encoding murein biosynthesis integral membrane protein MurJ produces the protein MSDKLSRAKHTREAVERELLQLPDTTGSFHRIGELGFEVDESDYDPYAGRHARRTHDTDRPAKIGRHAKAAPKTADDTDELRGSGRHFEPAGEPHDTSRVAEPVREQYEAALAPEPEVYNASDDMLVRTPEGDDTAGDLAVSSEAANGATVSSSAALISVCVMISRITGFVRTWAMAFALGSTLLASSYTVANNLPNMLYELVAGGMIVTAFLPVYVSVKKKLGAAEGNAYASNLLTIVVLLLGVVSLICMAFPAQAIFTQSFYSDQSEMATSVFFFQFFAIQIVFYGASAVVSGLLNANRDYLWSSIAPVFNNVIVIATFFAYALIAPNDPELALYVIAIGNPLGVFVQMAIQIPALKRNGIRIRPRVDLRDPALRETLSIGIPAVIVMLSSVIVVSVQSAASYAFADNGPSIIYYARLWFMLPYSFLAVPITTAMFTELADMQAEGNTEGVKRGIVSGTNQILFFMIPFALYLIVFATPLITLYSAGAFTADNIPAVASYLAVFAVSLPFYGINTYLQKIFSSLRKMGVFAGFNIIAALVQVALTGAAVYLASNGIADVPIESIAAAELVFYLVGDICLFVYLRKRFGAFGLRSTAKAFAAALALGALGAAAGGAALFAIQALIAPLSGSMLQAFGYIVVCGLVSLIVTFGIALKLKIPEAAFLSSIMGRVTGKLKRR, from the coding sequence ATGTCGGACAAGCTCTCACGAGCCAAACATACCCGCGAAGCGGTTGAAAGAGAACTCCTTCAGCTTCCCGACACCACCGGTTCGTTCCATCGCATCGGCGAGCTCGGCTTCGAGGTCGACGAATCGGACTACGACCCGTATGCCGGCCGACACGCCCGGCGCACCCACGACACCGACCGACCCGCAAAGATCGGACGGCACGCGAAAGCGGCACCGAAGACAGCGGACGACACGGACGAACTGCGCGGGTCGGGACGGCATTTCGAGCCTGCTGGCGAACCGCACGACACGAGCCGCGTTGCGGAACCCGTGCGTGAGCAGTACGAAGCCGCGCTCGCACCCGAACCCGAAGTTTACAACGCATCCGACGATATGCTCGTCCGCACGCCCGAGGGAGACGATACCGCAGGCGATCTTGCCGTTTCGTCCGAAGCGGCAAACGGCGCAACGGTCAGCTCGTCGGCGGCGCTCATCAGCGTATGCGTGATGATCTCGCGCATAACCGGTTTCGTACGCACGTGGGCCATGGCTTTCGCGCTCGGATCGACGCTGCTCGCAAGCTCGTACACCGTAGCGAACAACCTGCCCAACATGCTCTACGAGCTCGTAGCGGGCGGCATGATCGTCACGGCGTTTCTGCCCGTGTACGTATCGGTGAAGAAGAAGCTCGGCGCGGCGGAAGGAAACGCTTACGCCTCGAATTTGCTCACGATCGTAGTGCTGCTGCTCGGCGTGGTTTCGCTCATCTGCATGGCCTTTCCCGCCCAGGCCATCTTCACCCAAAGCTTCTATTCCGACCAGTCCGAGATGGCCACCTCGGTGTTCTTCTTCCAGTTCTTCGCCATCCAGATCGTATTCTACGGTGCGAGTGCCGTCGTCTCAGGGCTTCTGAACGCGAACCGAGACTACCTCTGGTCCTCGATCGCCCCCGTGTTCAACAACGTGATCGTCATCGCAACGTTCTTCGCCTACGCCCTCATCGCGCCGAACGATCCTGAACTTGCGCTCTACGTGATCGCCATCGGCAACCCACTCGGAGTATTCGTGCAGATGGCCATTCAAATTCCCGCCCTGAAGCGAAACGGAATCCGCATCCGCCCGCGCGTCGACCTGCGCGATCCGGCGTTGCGCGAAACGCTTTCCATCGGCATTCCCGCCGTCATCGTCATGCTGAGCTCGGTCATCGTCGTGTCGGTGCAGAGCGCCGCCTCGTACGCGTTTGCCGACAACGGCCCCTCGATCATCTACTACGCGCGCTTGTGGTTCATGCTGCCCTATTCGTTTTTGGCGGTGCCCATCACCACGGCCATGTTCACCGAACTCGCCGACATGCAGGCCGAAGGCAACACCGAGGGAGTCAAACGCGGCATCGTATCGGGTACGAACCAGATCCTGTTCTTCATGATCCCGTTCGCCCTCTACCTCATCGTGTTCGCAACACCGCTGATCACGCTCTACAGTGCAGGCGCCTTCACGGCCGATAACATTCCCGCCGTGGCGAGCTACCTTGCCGTGTTCGCGGTATCGCTTCCCTTCTACGGCATCAACACCTACCTGCAGAAGATTTTCAGCAGCCTGCGCAAGATGGGGGTGTTCGCCGGCTTCAACATCATCGCGGCGCTCGTGCAGGTCGCGCTCACGGGGGCTGCGGTCTACCTCGCATCGAACGGGATCGCCGACGTGCCCATCGAGAGCATCGCGGCGGCCGAGCTCGTATTCTATCTCGTCGGAGACATCTGCCTGTTCGTGTACCTGCGCAAACGGTTCGGCGCATTCGGCCTGCGCTCTACCGCGAAAGCATTCGCAGCCGCACTCGCGTTAGGCGCCCTCGGCGCGGCGGCGGGAGGCGCGGCCCTCTTTGCCATCCAAGCGCTCATCGCCCCCCTCTCGGGAAGCATGCTCCAGGCGTTCGGCTATATCGTGGTCTGCGGACTCGTGAGTCTCATCGTCACCTTCGGCATCGCCCTCAAGCTCAAGATCCCCGAGGCGGCTTTCTTGAGCTCCATCATGGGGCGCGTAACCGGCAAGCTCAAGCGCAGATAA
- a CDS encoding NAD(+)/NADH kinase — MHILIVRNNSNAKAVDASLLLAAYLGAQSIDYRLVDSSNLNYLGDTDDIGVIGPDTCDLAVVLGGDGTILRTARLVGCTGVPILGINFGHLGFLANASDEGVVAIVAAALAEDAVRERRTNLRIDVLCEGDDLDDVPCDDEPVRTENGELRSFFALNELAITRGAMGRVIDFSLSIADSHIADMRGDGLVVATATGSTAYALSAGGPLVSPGFEGLVAVPLAPHTLHSRAIVTAKNDVVEVDLTSNQASREATLFVDGELLVFERPVAKVFVRAGAAPTILLRYKCETFYDHAAKVFF, encoded by the coding sequence ATGCATATCCTGATAGTCCGCAATAACTCCAATGCGAAGGCGGTCGACGCATCGCTGCTTCTGGCGGCTTATCTGGGAGCTCAATCGATCGACTACCGCCTGGTCGACTCGTCGAACCTCAACTATCTCGGCGATACCGACGACATCGGGGTGATCGGACCCGATACGTGCGATCTGGCCGTGGTGCTCGGCGGAGACGGCACTATCCTGCGCACCGCGCGCTTGGTAGGTTGCACGGGCGTGCCCATCCTCGGCATTAATTTCGGACACCTCGGGTTTCTGGCTAACGCGAGCGACGAGGGGGTCGTGGCCATCGTGGCAGCGGCGCTTGCCGAAGATGCGGTGCGAGAGCGGAGGACGAACCTGCGCATCGACGTGCTCTGCGAAGGCGACGATCTCGACGACGTGCCATGCGATGACGAGCCCGTCCGGACCGAGAACGGAGAGCTGCGCAGCTTCTTCGCGCTCAACGAGCTTGCGATAACTCGCGGTGCCATGGGCCGTGTCATCGACTTCTCTCTTTCCATCGCCGATTCGCACATTGCCGATATGCGCGGCGACGGACTCGTGGTGGCAACGGCTACTGGATCGACCGCTTATGCGCTTTCGGCCGGGGGACCGCTCGTGTCTCCGGGATTCGAGGGGCTGGTGGCTGTACCGCTCGCCCCGCACACGCTGCATTCGCGGGCCATCGTGACGGCGAAGAACGATGTGGTGGAAGTGGATCTGACGAGCAACCAGGCGTCGCGCGAAGCGACGCTGTTCGTTGACGGCGAGCTGCTCGTATTCGAGCGCCCCGTTGCCAAGGTGTTCGTCCGCGCGGGTGCGGCACCCACCATTCTTCTGCGCTACAAGTGCGAGACCTTCTACGACCACGCCGCAAAAGTGTTCTTCTAA
- a CDS encoding ABC transporter ATP-binding protein yields the protein MAFLETVRLSKTYAKGSVCAVDELSLCVEQGEFIVFVGSSGCGKSTTLRLIAGLETPSEGSVRFAGADVTRTPPAERNVAMVFQDFALYPHLTVFDNIAFPLKVRKIPKGERAARVRAIAELLKITDLLDRKPPKLSGGEKQRVAIGRALVREPAVFLMDEPLSNLDAKLRAQMRDELARLHRATEATILYVTHDQTEAMTLATRIVVMNEGRVQQIGTPQELYRKPANLFVAEFIGSPSMNFLECHIEGGRFVFKGTQHSGDCAGARMPSGCTGDEGVQLPQLIGTMPRVPPRYAGSTLLAGFRPEHVAIEPPGGRPPSSSERIGMRDGLANSLLLDAQFEREEIIGSDVYFIAKTRGTRVVGKADIDALGRFRPGQPVALRAQIACMHLFDAQTGERIDVAPPA from the coding sequence ATGGCGTTTCTCGAAACGGTTCGCTTGAGCAAAACATACGCCAAAGGCTCGGTTTGCGCGGTGGACGAACTTTCGCTGTGCGTCGAACAAGGTGAGTTCATCGTATTCGTCGGCTCGTCGGGCTGCGGGAAATCGACCACGTTGCGTCTGATCGCCGGTCTCGAGACTCCGAGCGAAGGGTCCGTGCGCTTCGCCGGTGCCGACGTCACCCGCACCCCGCCTGCCGAACGCAACGTGGCGATGGTGTTTCAGGATTTCGCGCTGTACCCCCACTTGACCGTATTCGACAACATCGCGTTTCCCCTCAAGGTTCGAAAGATACCGAAGGGCGAACGGGCGGCGCGCGTGCGCGCTATAGCCGAGCTTCTCAAGATTACCGACCTGCTCGACAGAAAACCCCCGAAGCTCTCGGGCGGCGAGAAGCAGCGCGTCGCCATCGGAAGGGCGCTCGTGCGCGAGCCGGCAGTTTTCCTCATGGACGAGCCCCTTTCGAACCTCGATGCGAAACTGCGCGCCCAGATGCGCGATGAGCTCGCCCGCCTCCATCGCGCAACCGAAGCGACCATTCTCTACGTCACGCACGACCAAACCGAAGCCATGACGCTCGCCACGCGGATCGTCGTCATGAACGAAGGCCGCGTACAGCAGATCGGCACGCCGCAAGAGCTGTATCGCAAACCCGCGAACCTGTTCGTTGCCGAATTCATCGGCTCGCCGAGCATGAACTTCCTCGAATGCCACATCGAGGGGGGCAGGTTCGTTTTCAAAGGCACGCAGCACTCGGGCGATTGCGCCGGGGCCCGCATGCCCTCGGGTTGCACGGGTGACGAGGGGGTGCAGCTGCCTCAACTGATCGGTACCATGCCCCGCGTGCCGCCACGCTACGCGGGCAGCACGCTGCTCGCTGGATTCAGACCCGAGCATGTCGCGATCGAGCCGCCGGGCGGAAGGCCCCCTTCCTCGTCCGAGCGCATCGGCATGCGGGACGGATTGGCCAACTCCCTCCTGTTAGACGCGCAGTTCGAGCGCGAGGAGATCATCGGATCCGACGTGTATTTCATCGCGAAAACTCGCGGGACACGCGTTGTAGGCAAAGCCGACATAGATGCGCTCGGCCGCTTCCGCCCAGGCCAACCCGTCGCACTGCGCGCCCAGATCGCATGCATGCACCTGTTCGACGCCCAGACAGGCGAGCGGATCGATGTCGCCCCGCCGGCCTAG
- a CDS encoding carbohydrate ABC transporter permease, which yields MDHAELSSALGGVVAGGKGYAQPPLLPPYPTAESYVAVLVDTPAYHILFWNSAAITAGVLAGQLLVATPAAWALARCEFRGRNALLFLYVLLMMLPFQVVMLPNYLALNALCINNTLAAIILPGMFSAFPVFIMRHFFATIPNHLIESARLDGAGEVRIFLTIGVPLGLPGIFAALVLGFFEYWSIVEQPLAFLKDQALWPLSLFQPTIAFDNAGLVFAAAVLAAVPAVFVFLMGQEYLERGIAATARKER from the coding sequence ATGGATCATGCCGAGCTCTCTTCGGCGCTCGGCGGTGTGGTTGCAGGCGGCAAAGGATATGCGCAGCCGCCGCTTCTTCCCCCCTATCCGACCGCTGAATCCTACGTTGCCGTACTCGTCGACACGCCCGCCTACCACATCCTCTTCTGGAACTCCGCCGCCATCACGGCAGGTGTGCTCGCAGGTCAGCTTCTTGTTGCAACGCCCGCCGCATGGGCCCTTGCTCGCTGCGAATTCCGCGGCAGAAACGCGCTGCTCTTTCTCTACGTGCTCTTGATGATGCTGCCGTTTCAGGTGGTCATGTTGCCGAACTATCTTGCACTGAACGCGCTTTGCATCAACAACACGCTTGCAGCCATCATCCTGCCCGGCATGTTCTCGGCCTTCCCCGTGTTCATCATGAGGCATTTCTTCGCCACCATACCGAACCACCTCATCGAATCGGCCCGCTTGGACGGCGCGGGCGAAGTGCGTATCTTTCTCACGATCGGCGTCCCGCTCGGCCTACCCGGCATCTTCGCCGCCCTCGTGCTCGGATTCTTCGAATACTGGAGCATCGTCGAACAGCCGCTCGCGTTTCTCAAAGATCAAGCGCTTTGGCCACTCTCGCTTTTCCAACCCACGATAGCCTTCGACAACGCCGGACTCGTGTTCGCCGCGGCGGTACTGGCCGCCGTGCCCGCCGTTTTCGTGTTCCTGATGGGACAGGAATACCTCGAACGGGGAATCGCCGCGACCGCCCGAAAGGAGCGCTGA